AAAGGAACGGTGAAACGATTCGGCGAGTTTGTCGGCGCCAATCTTAGTCGCCGAGTAAGGCGACTGACCCTGCAAGGGATGCACCTCATCAATTGGCACGTATTGCGCTGTGCCATAGGCTTCGCTGGTAGAAGTATGCACCACGCGCTCCACGCCCTGCTCCAGGGCAGATTGCAGTACATTCAGCGTGCCTACGATATTGGTCTGCACATAGGATGAGGGAGCCTGATACGAATAAGGAATACCAATCAGGGCTGCTAGATGAAATACAACATCAACTCCGCTGACAGCGCTGCGCACACTATCACGGTCGGCAATATCCCCGGCGACTACTTCAATCTCATCTTTCAGCGTAGATGTATCCAGCCAGCCCCGCCGTCCAAGGGCATTATAATGGACAAAGGCACGCACCCACGCGCCGCGGCGCACCAATTCTTCAGTAAGATGACTACCGATGAAGCCCCCGGCTCCTGTTATTAAAATCTTTTTTGTTTGCCAGTTCAAGAATGAAACCTCCCATCCTTTATATCTTGTTGCGCCTGTTCGTAGTCGGTGTGCTGACCAATATCCAACCAGTATTCAACAATCGGGAAACTGGCAATTTTTTTATCGTGATTCAGTAATATCTGAATCAGTTCGGTCATATCCAGGCGCTGATCAGATTGAATATACTGATAAACCGATGGCTCCAGCAAATAAATGCCAGCGTTGA
The genomic region above belongs to Chloroflexota bacterium and contains:
- a CDS encoding SDR family NAD(P)-dependent oxidoreductase, with protein sequence MNWQTKKILITGAGGFIGSHLTEELVRRGAWVRAFVHYNALGRRGWLDTSTLKDEIEVVAGDIADRDSVRSAVSGVDVVFHLAALIGIPYSYQAPSSYVQTNIVGTLNVLQSALEQGVERVVHTSTSEAYGTAQYVPIDEVHPLQGQSPYSATKIGADKLAESFHRSFGLPVATIRPFNTYGPRQSARAVIPTIIMQALTKPEI